In Microvenator marinus, one genomic interval encodes:
- a CDS encoding AgmX/PglI C-terminal domain-containing protein — MFRNSLLILLLSALFALGISGCDSCSGQEEPVTPQTTPPPEPEPEPEPEDPLKEAKEAAEKDGISVAVSISDSVRIVGADLEAMLNQPDKPIAKKPKAADTGMLEKSDLRRVFNASNTAMRKCYERALKGNPGLSGKVQLQVRIARDGTVSYAKAEGSLGNGLVFECMERQAKTLKFPEPKGGTVLVNNPYTFTPDF, encoded by the coding sequence ATGTTCAGAAATTCACTGCTTATTTTGCTTTTGTCGGCGTTATTTGCGCTGGGAATCAGCGGCTGTGATTCTTGCTCCGGGCAAGAAGAACCCGTGACGCCACAAACTACGCCGCCACCTGAGCCGGAGCCCGAGCCTGAGCCCGAAGACCCTTTGAAAGAGGCCAAAGAGGCCGCTGAAAAGGATGGTATCAGCGTAGCCGTATCCATTTCGGATTCGGTGAGAATCGTGGGTGCTGATCTCGAGGCTATGCTCAACCAGCCCGACAAACCCATTGCCAAGAAGCCAAAAGCGGCGGACACCGGGATGTTAGAAAAGAGCGACCTGCGACGCGTGTTCAACGCGAGCAACACGGCCATGCGAAAGTGCTATGAGCGTGCCCTCAAAGGCAATCCGGGACTCTCTGGAAAGGTTCAACTACAGGTTCGAATCGCACGTGATGGAACAGTGAGCTACGCTAAAGCCGAAGGTTCTCTTGGAAACGGCCTGGTTTTTGAGTGCATGGAAAGGCAGGCAAAAACGCTCAAATTCCCAGAGCCTAAGGGCGGAACCGTCCTTGTGAACAACCCTTACACGTTTACCCCTGATTTCTAG
- a CDS encoding serine/threonine protein kinase, translating to MTENLGEHIREREKICWKCGEKFDEALEVCPADGSRLIQLSKDDADDPLIGELFDGRFRVFKKLGEGGMGNVYAARQVDFQRDVALKLLKADYLRDENIRKRFMYEARTISGLKHPNALRLYDFGQAPPASFYMVMELLEGESLADRLAYKFLTYKDIFSIVIPVCGVLGEAHANDVVHRDLKPENIFISKVNEKQEFPKLLDFGIAKHLTDETMTKSGTLWGTPAYMSPEQAKGDRVTGLADVYAIGIILYELISGNLPFHASTQMGLAVKHISVPARSLLTIPGLRSVPKRLDDLIMSALSKDPALRPQSMEVMANELEAIVQECFSSEVLDSTPAEEVDAIALQTWLAEEQAVEEDLPRAEPASASSETLPIDTGESLARNTGNISVPTLALSPPTVFDASTRSSPVRLAIVGLVAALLVSGGALLYATYLIPASEPELLGTGQSALQGLEAPNLDPMTRAIGDGASQAAQTALRAREVSDAMKPKNSLIFVDGPEEVGRKAKRPKKKAQPAEKAPVKSAIENTF from the coding sequence GTGACCGAAAACCTAGGAGAACACATCAGGGAAAGGGAGAAAATCTGCTGGAAGTGTGGGGAAAAGTTTGATGAGGCGCTTGAGGTTTGCCCTGCAGACGGGTCAAGACTCATCCAGCTTAGTAAGGATGACGCGGACGACCCGTTGATTGGTGAGCTCTTCGATGGGCGCTTTCGTGTGTTCAAAAAGCTTGGTGAAGGTGGGATGGGCAATGTCTACGCTGCGCGTCAGGTGGACTTTCAGCGCGATGTAGCGCTCAAACTCCTGAAGGCGGACTACCTCCGAGACGAAAATATCCGCAAACGCTTCATGTATGAGGCGCGAACGATTTCTGGTCTCAAACATCCGAACGCACTGAGGCTCTATGATTTCGGACAAGCGCCACCCGCATCGTTCTACATGGTTATGGAACTGCTCGAAGGTGAGAGCCTCGCCGACCGCCTCGCGTACAAGTTTCTGACCTACAAAGATATTTTCTCGATCGTAATCCCAGTGTGTGGGGTGCTCGGAGAGGCTCATGCAAATGACGTGGTCCACCGAGACCTCAAGCCTGAGAATATCTTCATTTCAAAGGTTAATGAGAAACAAGAGTTTCCGAAATTGCTGGACTTCGGGATCGCGAAGCACCTGACTGATGAGACCATGACTAAGTCGGGTACCCTTTGGGGAACACCCGCTTATATGAGTCCTGAGCAGGCCAAAGGCGATCGTGTCACGGGTTTGGCCGATGTCTACGCGATTGGAATCATTCTCTACGAGTTGATTAGCGGAAACTTGCCATTTCACGCCTCAACTCAGATGGGGCTTGCTGTCAAACATATCTCTGTACCGGCAAGGTCTCTCCTGACGATTCCTGGATTGCGTTCGGTTCCTAAGCGCTTGGATGACCTCATCATGAGTGCGCTCAGTAAAGACCCTGCGCTGCGTCCTCAGTCCATGGAAGTGATGGCAAATGAGCTCGAAGCCATCGTCCAGGAGTGTTTTTCAAGCGAGGTATTGGACTCGACCCCAGCCGAAGAAGTTGACGCCATTGCGTTGCAGACCTGGTTGGCCGAGGAACAGGCAGTAGAAGAGGATCTTCCTCGGGCCGAGCCGGCTTCGGCCTCTTCTGAGACATTGCCGATCGACACAGGGGAGTCCTTAGCTAGAAATACGGGAAATATCAGCGTGCCAACGCTGGCATTGAGCCCGCCAACCGTTTTTGATGCCTCGACGAGGAGCAGTCCGGTTCGTTTGGCGATTGTGGGCTTGGTGGCTGCACTTCTGGTATCTGGCGGCGCGCTTCTTTACGCCACCTATCTCATTCCTGCTTCTGAGCCCGAACTTCTAGGGACGGGGCAGAGCGCCTTGCAGGGGCTAGAGGCGCCGAACTTGGACCCGATGACCCGAGCCATAGGAGACGGCGCGTCACAGGCCGCACAGACCGCGCTCAGGGCAAGAGAAGTCTCTGATGCGATGAAGCCCAAGAATAGTCTGATTTTTGTGGATGGGCCTGAAGAGGTTGGCCGAAAAGCCAAGCGCCCAAAAAAGAAGGCTCAGCCGGCTGAGAAAGCGCCGGTCAAGAGTGCCATCGAAAACACGTTCTAG